A genomic window from Passer domesticus isolate bPasDom1 chromosome Z, bPasDom1.hap1, whole genome shotgun sequence includes:
- the ISOC1 gene encoding isochorismatase domain-containing protein 1, which translates to MAAAEPGTAPGSGSCAPAGGGSVPVLFCFSVFARPSSVPHGAGYELLIQKFLSLYGDQIDMHRKFVVQIFAEEWSQYIDLPKGFLVNERCKVRLVPLQIQITTLGNLTPSSTVFFCCDMQERFRPAIKYFGDIISVGQRLLQGARLLGIPVIVTEQYPKGLGSTVQEIDLTGAKLVLSKTKFSMVLPEVEAALAEIPGVRSIVLFGVETHVCIQQTALELIGRGLEVHIVADATSSRSMMDRMFALERLARTGIIVTTSEAILLQLVADKEHPKFKEIQNLIKASAPESGLLSKV; encoded by the exons ATGGCGGCGGCGGAGCCCGGCACCGCTCCGGGCAGCGGGAGCTGCGCGCCGGCGGGCGGCGGCTCCGTGCCCGTCCTTTTCTGCTTCTCGGTTTTCGCGCGGCCCTCCAGCGTGCCCCACGGCGCCGGCTACGAGCTGCTGATCCAGAAGTTCCTCAGCCTGTACGGGGACCAGATAGACATGCACCGTAAGTTCGTGGTGCAGATCTTCGCCGAGGAGTGGAGCCAGTACATCGACCTGCCGAAGGGCTTCCTGGTCAACGAGCGCTGCAAGGTGCGCCTGGTCCCGCTGCAGATCCAG attaCTACTTTGGGCAACCTGACACCCTCAAGCactgtttttttctgctgtgacaTGCAAGAGCGATTCCGGCCTGCCATCAAATACTTTGGTGATATCATCAGCGTGGGCCAACGACTG CTCCAAGGTGCACGGCTCTTGGGAATTCCAGTTATTGTCACTGAACAATATCCCAAAGGTCTTGGCAGCACTGTGCAAGAAATTGATTTAACAGGAGCTAAACTTGTGCTTTCCAAGACAAAATTTTCAATGGTGTTGCCAGAAGTTGAAGCAGCATTAGCAGAGATCCCTGGCGTCCGGAGTATTGTCCTCTTTGGAGTAGAA ACTCACGTCTGTATCCAGCAAACAGCACTGGAATTAATTGGCAGAGGTCTGGAAGTTCATATTGTAGCTGATGCCACCTCATCAAGAAGTATGATGGACAGAATGTTTGCTCTTGAA cgTCTTGCACGTACTGGAATTATAGTTACCACTAGTGAAGCGATATTGCTGCAGCTGGTAGCTGATAAAGAACATCCAAAATTCAAAGAAATTCAAAATCTCATTAAGGCAAGTGCCCCTGAGTCAGGGCTCCTTTCCAAAGTTTAA